The genomic region GAAAGACCTATCTTGTTGAGCCCTTCAATCATCACATCTCTGCGTTCATGGAACGCCCTCACCATCTTTTCTACTGCTTCGGTTGGTCCGTCATAGGCGGCAATGCAGGCCTTTTGTGTGATAGATGTGACATTGGTCAATGCCTGGCCCTGAATGTCGGTAATCTTGTCGATCAGTCCTTTTGGCGCCGCGGCAAATCCCATGCGCCAGCCGGTCATCGCGAATTTCTTTGAGACGCCGTTCACAAGAACGGTCCTCTCTTTCATTCCGGGGAATGAGGCGATGCTTTTGCATTTGAATCCGTCAAAGACTATTCCGTCGTAGATCTCATCTGAAATGACCACCAGATCGTGTTTTACACAGACCTCGGCGATCCATTTAAGCTCCTCCACGCCATATGCGAATCCGGTCGGATTTGACGGGCTGTTAAGGATCAGCATCTTGGACCTTGTGGTGACGCTCTTCTCAAGCGCCGCGGACGTCATCTTAAAATTCGTTTTGTCGTCAGTGGGAATTATGATAGATGCCCCGTCGCAAAGGAGTACCTGGTCGGGATACGATACCCAGTAGGGGGCCGGAATAAGGACCTCGTCGCCGTCGCTTATAAGCGCCTGCATAGCGGCGAATATGGCGTACTTGGCGCCGGGTGTGATTATTATCTCGTCGCGTTTGTAATCGAGACCCTGCTCACTTTTTATCGCGCGAATTACAGCGTCTTTGAGTTCGGGAATTCCGCCTACCGGAGTATATTTTGTGAATCCCTCGGTAATTGCCGCATGGGCCGCTTTTTTGATGTGCTCGGGGGTGTCGAAATCGGGCTCGCCGCATGTGAAGTTTATCACGTTCACGCCTTCGGCCTGCATCTTTTTGGCGCGTGCGTTAAGTGCTAAGGTGGGGGAGGATTTCAGCTTTTCTACACGTTTTGCAAAGTTCATTTCTTCAGCTTCTCCTTCAGTTTCTTTTCAACTATCGGATGAATCATTCCCGAACCGGTGCCGCCGAAGGTCAGGACCTCTTTAATGATGGAAGAGGAGAGATGGGAATATTGTCCTTCGGTCATTAGATAAAGGAACTCGAGCTCGGGATAGAGAGTCTTGTTCGCAAGCGCCATCTGGGTCTCATATTCGTAGTCGCTCATATTGCGGATCCCGCGAAGAACCGTGTTGCTCCCCCTTTTGCGGCAATAATCGACAAGCAGGCCTCTGAACGTGTCGACCTCAACGTCCTTGCACTCTTTAAATATCTCGCGAAGGATCTCCACCCTTTCCTTTGGGGTAAATATAGGGTTCTTGGTCGTATTGGTGGCGACGGCGATTATGACCTTATCGAAGATGGTAAGTGCCCGCTTGATTATATTTAAGTGTCCGTTGGTCGGCGGATCAAAGCTTCCGGGGCATATGACTATTTTGCTGGGCATAGAAAACTTACCGAAGTTTGACCATATTTGCGGGTGTCGGTCAAGGCCAATCCCGCGACTTCTCTTATGGGCTCCTTTGGATGGTGTTCGACCACGATGCGCCCGCCTTCCGCAAGGATATTTGCCTCGGCTATCTTGGCAAGCGTCGAGTTCACCATATTCTTTAAATATGGGGGGTCAACGAATATAAGGTCGAACCTTTCCTGATGCCTGCCGAAATATTCGACGGCGACGCTGACAGGTCTCGGAAATACCTTCGCTTTTTCGGCGAACCTGCAACGCTCGATATTCTTTCCTATTATGGTTATGGCCTCGTGCGACATGTCGACAAAGGTCGCATGTACGGCCCCTCTGGAAAGGGCTTCAATAGCCACAGCGCCGGTGCCTGC from Deltaproteobacteria bacterium CG11_big_fil_rev_8_21_14_0_20_49_13 harbors:
- a CDS encoding pantetheine-phosphate adenylyltransferase; protein product: MPSKIVICPGSFDPPTNGHLNIIKRALTIFDKVIIAVATNTTKNPIFTPKERVEILREIFKECKDVEVDTFRGLLVDYCRKRGSNTVLRGIRNMSDYEYETQMALANKTLYPELEFLYLMTEGQYSHLSSSIIKEVLTFGGTGSGMIHPIVEKKLKEKLKK
- the rsmD gene encoding 16S rRNA (guanine(966)-N(2))-methyltransferase RsmD; the protein is MRVIAGTAKGRKLYTPKSNSIRPALDKIKGAVFNILFNVEGLKVLDLFAGTGAVAIEALSRGAVHATFVDMSHEAITIIGKNIERCRFAEKAKVFPRPVSVAVEYFGRHQERFDLIFVDPPYLKNMVNSTLAKIAEANILAEGGRIVVEHHPKEPIREVAGLALTDTRKYGQTSVSFLCPAK
- a CDS encoding aspartate aminotransferase produces the protein MNFAKRVEKLKSSPTLALNARAKKMQAEGVNVINFTCGEPDFDTPEHIKKAAHAAITEGFTKYTPVGGIPELKDAVIRAIKSEQGLDYKRDEIIITPGAKYAIFAAMQALISDGDEVLIPAPYWVSYPDQVLLCDGASIIIPTDDKTNFKMTSAALEKSVTTRSKMLILNSPSNPTGFAYGVEELKWIAEVCVKHDLVVISDEIYDGIVFDGFKCKSIASFPGMKERTVLVNGVSKKFAMTGWRMGFAAAPKGLIDKITDIQGQALTNVTSITQKACIAAYDGPTEAVEKMVRAFHERRDVMIEGLNKIGLSCKKPEGSFYAFPDIRPLYGKTLGGKKISTSSDVSEYLLMTTHIATVPGNSFGLDGFIRLSFATSMENIEEGLRRIEKAIC